The following are from one region of the Mesorhizobium sp. B4-1-4 genome:
- a CDS encoding ABC transporter ATP-binding protein, translating to MNVLELKNVTKKYGEFVAVDDVCLEIEKGKVLSLLGPSGCGKTTTLRIIAGFTSPNSGTVEIAGKDVGHLKPFERNVGLLFQDYALFPHMTIAQNVAYGMRYRGTPASAIPSRVQQMLSLVRMVGMDARYPGQLSGGQQQRVALARALATDPQIVLLDEPLSALDAKLRLELRIELKEILRSVGATTIVVTHDQEEALSLGDEVVVMHAGRMIQRGSPTEIYKAPADKFVAEFVGRSNWFHGTRRGQSRGGFSTYVASDDIEIRTSQDQSDKRAGADLCVRPEHIELLDDGSSDVREDPSQNVLAGTVLDVAPLGSDVHVVVELPNENRLLVIHKNVGRTPAVMPGQPVRLRFAASDVLVF from the coding sequence ATGAATGTTCTCGAACTGAAAAACGTTACCAAGAAATATGGCGAATTCGTCGCCGTTGATGACGTCTGTCTGGAGATAGAAAAAGGGAAGGTGCTTTCTCTTCTGGGGCCGAGCGGCTGCGGCAAAACAACGACGCTCCGCATCATTGCCGGTTTTACCTCGCCGAACAGCGGAACCGTGGAGATCGCAGGCAAGGACGTTGGCCATTTGAAACCCTTTGAACGCAATGTCGGACTTCTGTTTCAGGACTACGCGCTCTTCCCCCATATGACGATCGCCCAGAACGTTGCCTACGGCATGCGCTACCGCGGCACGCCGGCTTCGGCGATACCTTCTCGTGTCCAACAGATGCTGTCGCTCGTGCGCATGGTGGGGATGGATGCCAGATATCCCGGTCAGCTGAGCGGTGGGCAACAACAGCGTGTCGCGCTGGCACGGGCGCTTGCAACTGACCCCCAAATCGTTCTGCTGGACGAGCCCTTGTCGGCACTGGACGCAAAGCTTCGGCTGGAGTTGCGCATTGAGCTCAAGGAGATCCTCAGATCGGTCGGCGCAACCACTATCGTGGTTACCCACGATCAGGAGGAAGCCCTCAGCCTGGGCGATGAAGTCGTTGTCATGCACGCCGGCAGGATGATCCAGCGCGGCTCGCCGACCGAGATCTATAAGGCCCCAGCGGATAAGTTCGTGGCAGAGTTCGTGGGCAGATCCAACTGGTTCCATGGAACAAGACGTGGCCAATCGCGAGGGGGCTTCAGCACTTATGTCGCAAGCGATGACATTGAGATCCGCACCAGCCAGGATCAGTCGGACAAGCGTGCTGGTGCCGATCTTTGTGTGAGACCCGAGCACATCGAGCTCCTGGATGATGGATCCAGCGACGTTCGTGAGGATCCAAGCCAGAATGTTCTGGCCGGTACCGTACTCGACGTTGCCCCCCTTGGTTCGGATGTGCACGTCGTCGTCGAACTGCCGAACGAAAATCGCTTGCTGGTGATCCACAAGAACGTCGGCAGGACACCGGCAGTCATGCCCGGACAACCCGTCAGACTGCGCTTTGCAGCATCCGATGTCCTCGTCTTCTAG